Sequence from the Deltaproteobacteria bacterium IMCC39524 genome:
CTCGGCACCAGAAGATCGAGTAACCGCTCCGCCTGACCGCGCTGGTGACAAACAATCAGCACTCTCCAGCCATCGTTCTGCCACTCTCGCAATTTTTCGACAAGAGGAGCAAGACTGCCGTCATGGGCGGCGTGATCAGGCCGCAGGTCGGTATTGCCCAGAACCGGAACACGAAAAACCGGGTGCTCATCTTCAAGCTGATAAACCTGCAACGAAGCCAGGTCAATACGCGGCCCCTGGTTGAAGCGTAGATCGAGCTCTTGTGCGGTTAGATAAAACGTCTGTGCCGCAACATAGGGTTCGGAATTGCTCTGCGCACGTTTTTCACCGCTTTTTATGGCTGCAAAGAATTCGTCAGCAGCGGTGATGATTGCGGCAGGGTCCAGCAGCAGCCAGCAATAACGCCCCATATAGTCAAAAAGAGTATCAAGAGACTCGTAATTGAGCGGCAGGAGATTCTCCCGCCCGGGACCGAGCAAGCCCTCGCGGACTTCCTCCAGAATCGCTTCGCGCTGGGCACGGGGAATCTCCAGATCATCGCAGCGTTCCTTGCAACGCCGGGTAAAGGTATCCAGATGACGTCCGGCCAGGATCATTTCCCGGGCCGGCGCCAGCTCAAGGCGTACCAGATGCTGATCACCGGAACGTTGACTGGCAGGGTCAAAACTGCGAATCTCCTCAAGCTCGTCGCCGAAGAACGCCAAACGTACCGGCTGTTCAAGCATCGGCGGAAAAAGATCCACTAGGTCACCACGTACGGCAAAGCTGCCGCGATCCTCAACCAGAGAGACCCGCTGATAACCAAGCGAAGCCAGCCCGTGCAAAAGGACGTCGCGCGGCATCTCGTCGCCGACCTCAAGCTGCAGGCGCAGGGAATCGAGAACCTCGCGGGGCAGGATTTTCTGCTGCAAAGCTTTGACCGTTGTGACTACGGCCTTGCCGCGGTCGTTGGCGAGAGCGGCGAGAGTCGCTAAACGGGTGGCTTCGATTTCAGGGTGAGGGCTTAAGGGAGCGTAAGGTTCGGTTTCCCAGTGCGGGAAGAAAAGAATATCGGCCTGAAGGCCATGAAAAAAGCTCAGAGCCCGGTAAAACCGCTGGGCTTCAGCCTGGTCGGATGCCACGATCAAGAGAGTTTCTGCGCTCTTTTTGCGGGCTAAGAGCCCGGCGGCAAACCAGGCGTCGCTACTGCCGTTGAGACCAAGAATTTCGCTGCGTCCGAACACGCCGGAAGCGAAAGGATGCTGAAGACCAGCAAGGCTGCTGTGTTGAAAGCGGGGTTCAGTCGGTTCTGACATGTTGGCACCCGACAAAGACCATCATTCTGTCTTCATCTTTCACACCTGAATCCGTAGCAAAAGAGCCGAGAACAGGGACTAAGGGAATCAATCACGTGGAACGGCCAGCATCCGGTCCAGAGTAATTTTAGCTGGAATTCTGACCTCTTCCGGGACCGTCACCTGGGGGCTCATAGTCTGCAAAGATTTGAGAATATCCTCGATAGAGGTCAGCTTCATGTTGGGGCAGATAAGTCGCGTGGTCGGCAGGATAAATTCTTTGTCGGGATTCTCCTTGCGCAAGCGATAGAGAATCCCCGCTTCGGTACCGACGATGAATTGTTTGGCTGGATTTTCCGAGGCGAAGGTGTACATACCGCTGGTGGAACAGATATGATCGGCCTGAGCCAGCACCTCGGGAGGGCATTCGGGGTGTGCCATAAAGAGGGCGTCTGGATAATCCGCCTTGATCGCCTCAACATCGGCAACCGTAAAGCGTTCGTGCGTTGGGCAGTAACCATCCCAGAAGTAACAGGTTTTGTCCACTTGATCGGCGATGTAACGGCCCAGGTTACGATCCGGAGCAAGAATGACTTCTTGGTCGGCAAGAGAGGCAACAACATTGACGGCGTTTGAGCTTGTACAACAGATATCGCTCTCGGCTTTCACAGCAGCACTCGAGTTGACATAGGTCACCACGGGTACGCCGGGGTACTTGCTTTTGAATTCACGCAAGCCCTCTGCCGTAATCATGTCGGCCATCGGGCAACCAGCATCAAGGCGCGGCAGCAGAACCGTCTTTTCCGGTGCCAGGATGGCAGCGCTTTCTGCCATAAAGTGAACACCGCAGAAGACGATCACCGACTTGTCGGTGCGGGCGGCCTCCATCGACAGAGCGAGAGAATCCCCTGTAATATGTGCCAGTTCCTGGATTTCATCGCGTTGATAATTATGGGCCAGGATCAGAGCATCACGCTCGTCAGCCAGGCGGAGGATTTCTTTTATGATATCGTTTTGATTCATGATACAACCATTTCCTTGCTGAAAGATTGCCGTATCCTAGTGTAAAACCCTTGATATGTCAAACGCTTATAGCCGTCCCAGTGCCCTTGACAGGGCCTCTGTTTGCCGGTATTCTCAGCTCACTTTTGCAACCCTGCTTACGGTGATTATATTATGTTTGGTATAGGTTTTCCTGAACTCCTCATGATCATGGCCATCGCCCTGATCGTGCTCGGGCCGAAACGTCTCCCCGATATTGCCAAAGCCCTCGGTCGTGGACTTTCCGAATTCAAACGCGCCTCCGACGAGCTGAAGCAGACCTTCGAGGCCGAAGTCCGTAGTCATGACACCGATCAGCAAACGCCTCCACCGGTCAAGCTGACCCCGCCCGGAGCCATGCAAAGCCCTTATCCTGACGAGGCCAACTCTGGCGCCCCGGAGCCTTCCCTCGACCCAGAGCCTGTTGTCGACAAACCCACATTGGAAACAGCAACGGCTGAAACCGAGAAGAAGAGCGAGGACTCCCGGCATGAGTGATCAACAGATGCCGTTGACCACTCACCTTGAGGAATTGCGCCGCAAGCTGATTATTGCCGGCGTTTCCTGGCTGGTGGCCTTCCTGGCCTGCTATTCATTTTCAGAACAACTCTTCAACCTGATTGCCGACCCGGTTCGCCAGGCGTTGCCGGAGGGGACCTCGCTGGTCTTCATCACGGCAACCGAGCCGTTCTTTACTTACCTGAAAATAGGTGCCCTGGCCGGGCTGCTCGTCTCCATGCCGGTGATCTTCTGGCAAATCTGGTCCTTTATCGCACCGGGCCTTTATGCAAACGAGAAGCGCTACGTTTTCCCCTTTGTGCTGGCAAGCTCCTTCTGCTTCGCCTGCGGCGCATTTTTCGGTTTCAACTTCGTCTTCCCCATGGCCTTCAAGGTGCTTATCGAGTTCGGCACCGGCGGTGGTGAAATCAGCGCCATGCTCTCCATGGGCTCCTACCTCTCCTTGTCGAGCAAACTCCTGCTTGCCTTCGGATTGGTTTTTGAGCTGCCGGTCGTGATCTTCTTTCTGGCCCGCATGGGTATCGTTGACTACAAGTTCCTCGCCCGTAATCGCAAATTCGCTCTCCTCGCCGCGTTCCTGATCGGTGCCATGCTTACGCCACCGGATGTTTTTTCACAAACAGCGCTGGCCCTGCCCTTCATCATCCTCTATGAAATCGGTATTATCATCGCAAGGCTGTTTGGCAAACGTCGTGAAACCGATGACGAAGCAGAGCAAAAAACCGAGGCGTAACAACCCTGCTCAGCTTCAAAGAGACAAAAGGCGACCCTGCAAGAATAGAGCAGGGTCGCCTTTTGTCTTGGAGCAACGAACGAAGAGCTACTTGGCTGCTTTTTTCAGCTCCGCATCAATCATCATCTTGAAGCCTTTAAGACTACGATCTTTCAACTGGCGTCCGTTGATATACGCAGCCGGTGTGCCACGCACGCCGGCTTTGGCTCCCAATTGTATATCGTTGTTCACTTCCTGAAGCAGGGCCGGGTTTGCCATATCCTGGTCAAAACGTGTCATATCAAGGCCGACAGCTTCGGCCAGTTCACGGATTTTGGCGTCATTCAGCTTGTTGTAATTGGCAAACAGTTGATCATGTAAAGGCCAGAAATTGCCCTGGTTGCGCGCTGCAATACTGGCAACAGCTGCCTGTTTGGCAAACTTGTGCATGCTCAAAGGAAAATGCTTGAACACCACCTTGACCTGCTTGGGGTAGGCAGCCATCACCTGGTCCAGAGTCGGCACCAGTTTTGCGCAGTAGGGGCACTGGAAATCATCGAAGAGGGTAATAGTGACAGGCGCATCCGCATCCCCCTTTACGGCGGAGGGACCAACCGGAAGCTGCTGTACATGAGCAATAGCGAGAATCTGCAATTCGTTGCTTTTGCTGTTACCCAGGTAAAGCGTCTGTCCGTCCGGGGAAACTTCCAGACTGGTGACTCCCGCTCCAACATTGAAGAGCTCCTGCGGCTGGCCGTCAGCTGAGAAAATCTGGACCTCTCCTGTTTCCAGGAGAACAAAGAGACGCCCGTCACTAACACTCTGGGCAACATCGACCGGTTGCTTGCCCAGGGGGTGACGTTTGACCAGATTCTTTTCGAGTTCCGCACAAACCGAGCCGGCCGTTAACAGCAGACCGAGCAACAAGATCAAAATACGACTTACACCTGACATGAGTGATTCCCTCTCGTTGTTGAATTTTGAGAACACGACCTGTTGTCGTGTATCCCTTAACTTAGCCATTAAACATTCCCTATAATTAACCCCAGCAGGGGGCTATGTCAATCACAGCAGATGACAAGCCTTGACAATCGTTCCTTGCGACGGCATAACTTGAGATTCCATGACGACTCCAGCTCTTGCCATTCATAACCTCTCTAAAGAGTTCGACGGTGCCATCGCCGTCAACGACATCTCGTTTACGATCGAGCCCGGAGAAATATTCGGTCTGCTCGGCCCTAACGGTGCCGGTAAAAGCACGACAATCAACATGATCGGCGGTGTCTCGCGCATCGGTAGCGGCTCCATCGAGATCTTCGGTGCAGACAACCAGAAGGACTACCGCACCACCCGACGTATGGTTGGCGTTATGCATCAGGAAATCGTCATCGATAATTTCTTCACCATCGACCAGGCCCTGAAACTGCACGCCGGCTATTACGGCGTTCGTGATGATGAAGCCTGGCGGCTGCAATTAATCGACCGCCTGGGACTTAAACCACACCTGCACAAGGTGATGATCAAGCTCTCCGGCGGCATGAAGCGCCGTTTCATGATCGCCAAAGCGCTGATTCACAAGCCCCGGCTGCTCATCCTTGATGAACCGACCGCCGGTGTCGACGTGGAACTGCGCCATACGCTCTGGGATTTTGTGCGTGAAATCAACCAGCAGGGCACGACCATTCTCCTGACCACTCATTACCTTGAAGAGGCCGAGCAGATGTGCGAGCGCCTCGCTATCATGAACCACGGCAAGGTCATTGCACTTGAAACAACCGAGACCCTGCTGCAGGAACTTGGCACGCGCACGATCATTGTCCACCTGCAGGAGCCGATTACACAAGTGCCCGATAATCTTTGTTGCCAGGCAACGGAACTTGACGCGTCCGGTACAACCTTGCAGTTGACCTTGTCGACCAGTCAACCGACCGGTGACCTGTTGCAACGACTCTGTGAGATCGGCCTGTCGATCGCCGATATCGAAACCAGAAGTGCCGGGCTCGAAGAAATTTTTCTGCAAATGACCAAGGCGGGCAGGGTGGACGCATGAATCAACAGAGCGACAACTCCTTCAACTCCTGGCTGCCTTTTTACACCCTGCTGAGAAAAGAAATCCGCCGGTTCCTGCGCGTGGCCTCCCAGACCCTGGTCACCCCGGTCATCACCGCCTCGCTTTATCTCTTTATCTTCGGAGCCACCCTCGGTGAACGTATCAGCGTACTCGAAGGCTTCAGCTATGCCCAGTTCGTTATACCTGGTCTGATCCTGATGGGTGTCATCAACAACTCTTTCTCCAACGTGGCCTCCTCGCTCTTCATGTCGCGCTACCTTGGCAGCATAGTCGACCTTCTGGTCACACCAGTCACGCCGACCCAGTTCATCATGGCTTACACCCTGGCCGCCATGTTGCGCGGGCTGGCTGTGGGCCTTGTGGTCTGGGTGATCTCCTGTCTTTTTGCCACGCTGCCCTGGGCGCACCCTTTTGCCGCGATCGCCATGGCTTGCCTCGCCAGCTTCCTCTTTGCCCAGTTCGGCATTATCGCTGCGATCCACGCAGACAACTTCGATTCGCTGTCGATGTACACCAACTTCATCATTTTACCCCTGATCTATCTCGGCGGCGTATTTTACCCGATCTCCATCCTGCCGCCACTCTGGGCCAATCTTTCTCACCTCAACCCGCTTTTCTACCTGATTGACGGTTTCCGTTATGCGATTCTCGGTGTCGGCGACCTGTCCTTTGTCGTCTCTTTCTGCACGGTTATTGCGATGGCTCTGGGACTTTTTGCCTGGGCTGCCCTCCTGATTGGTCGCAGTTATCGTTTGCGCAACTAAGACCACCTTCTTTCCTGCTTGTTGGTGCCCTTTGCACCAACAGAAAGAGGGCCCGTCCATTCAGACGAGCCCTCTTTATTCACCTCATATCACACGATTGCCTGCAGCAATTTTTATGTTTCTAGGCTGACTCCGCATTATTTGCAACAGTTTCAGCTTCTGACATACTCTGAATCAGTACTCCGGCACC
This genomic interval carries:
- the nadA gene encoding quinolinate synthase NadA codes for the protein MNQNDIIKEILRLADERDALILAHNYQRDEIQELAHITGDSLALSMEAARTDKSVIVFCGVHFMAESAAILAPEKTVLLPRLDAGCPMADMITAEGLREFKSKYPGVPVVTYVNSSAAVKAESDICCTSSNAVNVVASLADQEVILAPDRNLGRYIADQVDKTCYFWDGYCPTHERFTVADVEAIKADYPDALFMAHPECPPEVLAQADHICSTSGMYTFASENPAKQFIVGTEAGILYRLRKENPDKEFILPTTRLICPNMKLTSIEDILKSLQTMSPQVTVPEEVRIPAKITLDRMLAVPRD
- the tatB gene encoding Sec-independent protein translocase protein TatB, translated to MFGIGFPELLMIMAIALIVLGPKRLPDIAKALGRGLSEFKRASDELKQTFEAEVRSHDTDQQTPPPVKLTPPGAMQSPYPDEANSGAPEPSLDPEPVVDKPTLETATAETEKKSEDSRHE
- the tatC gene encoding twin-arginine translocase subunit TatC, which produces MSDQQMPLTTHLEELRRKLIIAGVSWLVAFLACYSFSEQLFNLIADPVRQALPEGTSLVFITATEPFFTYLKIGALAGLLVSMPVIFWQIWSFIAPGLYANEKRYVFPFVLASSFCFACGAFFGFNFVFPMAFKVLIEFGTGGGEISAMLSMGSYLSLSSKLLLAFGLVFELPVVIFFLARMGIVDYKFLARNRKFALLAAFLIGAMLTPPDVFSQTALALPFIILYEIGIIIARLFGKRRETDDEAEQKTEA
- a CDS encoding thioredoxin domain-containing protein; this encodes MSGVSRILILLLGLLLTAGSVCAELEKNLVKRHPLGKQPVDVAQSVSDGRLFVLLETGEVQIFSADGQPQELFNVGAGVTSLEVSPDGQTLYLGNSKSNELQILAIAHVQQLPVGPSAVKGDADAPVTITLFDDFQCPYCAKLVPTLDQVMAAYPKQVKVVFKHFPLSMHKFAKQAAVASIAARNQGNFWPLHDQLFANYNKLNDAKIRELAEAVGLDMTRFDQDMANPALLQEVNNDIQLGAKAGVRGTPAAYINGRQLKDRSLKGFKMMIDAELKKAAK
- a CDS encoding ABC transporter ATP-binding protein; the encoded protein is MTTPALAIHNLSKEFDGAIAVNDISFTIEPGEIFGLLGPNGAGKSTTINMIGGVSRIGSGSIEIFGADNQKDYRTTRRMVGVMHQEIVIDNFFTIDQALKLHAGYYGVRDDEAWRLQLIDRLGLKPHLHKVMIKLSGGMKRRFMIAKALIHKPRLLILDEPTAGVDVELRHTLWDFVREINQQGTTILLTTHYLEEAEQMCERLAIMNHGKVIALETTETLLQELGTRTIIVHLQEPITQVPDNLCCQATELDASGTTLQLTLSTSQPTGDLLQRLCEIGLSIADIETRSAGLEEIFLQMTKAGRVDA
- a CDS encoding ABC transporter permease, with the protein product MNQQSDNSFNSWLPFYTLLRKEIRRFLRVASQTLVTPVITASLYLFIFGATLGERISVLEGFSYAQFVIPGLILMGVINNSFSNVASSLFMSRYLGSIVDLLVTPVTPTQFIMAYTLAAMLRGLAVGLVVWVISCLFATLPWAHPFAAIAMACLASFLFAQFGIIAAIHADNFDSLSMYTNFIILPLIYLGGVFYPISILPPLWANLSHLNPLFYLIDGFRYAILGVGDLSFVVSFCTVIAMALGLFAWAALLIGRSYRLRN